The DNA segment CGAATGGCGGCTGACGCCCGTGGCGAGCATCCGCGACCTGATCGACGGACCTCTCGACGGCTCGCCCTTCCCGGCCGAGGTGTCGCCGGCCGCGGGCATCACGGTCGAGTGGGTCGGCCGCGACGACGCCCGCATCGGCTCCGCGGGCCTCGCCGAGGAGCGCGCCGCCGCGAACGCCTGGTCGAGCAGCGAAAAGGCTCTCGTCGTCACGCTCACGGGCGAGGAGACGGTCACCGTGACCGTCGACCGCACCGCGCCCGACGCCGCACCGCGCGCCGCCCACACGATCATCACCGCGAAGCCGAACGCGCGCGGCACGGTCATCATCGACCACCGCGGCCCGGCCCGCCTCAGCGAGAACGTCGAGATCATCGCCGAGCAGGGCAGCGACCTGACCGTCGTGAGCCTGCAGGAGTGGGACGACGAGGCCGTCCACCTCTCGAGCCACTTCGGGCGCGTGGACCGCGATGCCCGGCTCAAGCACGTCGTCGTGTCGCTCGGCGGTGCCGTCGTGCGCGTGAACCCCTCGGTCGCGCTCGCGGGTGAGGGTGCCGACGGACAGCTGCTCGGCCTGTATTTCGCCGACGCCGGTCAGCACCTCGAGCAGCGCGTCTACGTGCACCACATCGCGCCGCACACCGTCAGCCGGGTCAGCTACAAGGGCGCCCTGAACGGACAGGGAGCGCGCACCGTGTGGGTCGGCGACGTGCTCATCGGCCGCGACGCCACCGGAACCGACTCGTACGAGGAGAACCGCAACCTCGTGCTCAGCGACGGCACCCGCGCCGACTCGATCCCGAACCTGGAGATCGAGACGGGCGAGATCGCCGGGGCGGGCCACGCGAGCGCCACCGGTCGTTTCGACGACGAGCACCTGTTCTACCTGCGCGCGCGCGGCATCGATGAGCAGGAGGCTCGACGCCTGGTTGTGCTCGGGTTCCTGCTCGAGGTGGTGCAGCGCATCGGCAACGAGGCGCTCGAGGCCCGACTGCTCGCCCTGCTCGAGGACGAGCTGGCCGCCGTGGAGGTGGTGTGACATGACCGCGACCCGCGTCTGCTCGCTCGGGGAGCTCAGCCCGGCGACCGCCCGCAAGGTTGTCGTCGACGGCAAGCCCGTCGCCGTCGTCATGGATTCCGCCGGGGCCGTGCACGCCCTCGGCGACACGTGCACCCACGGTGAGATCTCGCTGAGCGAGGGCTTCGTCGAGGACGACGCCATCGAGTGCTGGGCGCACGGCTCGAAGTTCGACCTCGGCAGCGGCAAGCCCCGCAACTTCCCGGCCTACGAGCCGGTTCCCGTCTACACCGTGACCATCGACGGCGACGACGTCCTCGTCGATGTCGACCAGACCATCGCCGGCTGACCGCCGCACCCGACTCCCCCCACGACACAGAGGACCAGCCAGAGCAATGTCCACTCTTGAGATCCGCGACCTGCACGTCAGTATCGAGACCGACCAGGGCGTCAAGCCCATCCTCCGCGGGGTCGACCTGATCATCAACTCGGGCGAGACGCACGCCATCATGGGCCCCAACGGCTCGGGCAAGTCGACCCTCGCCTACACGATCGCCGGCCACCCCCGGTACACCGTCGACAGCGGCACGATCACGCTCGACGGCGAGAACGTGCTCGAGATGAGCATCGACGAGCGCGCCCGCGCCGGCCTGTTCCTGGCCATGCAGTACCCGGTCGAGATCCCCGGCGTCACGGTCTCGAACTTCCTCCGCACCGCCAAGACCGCCCTCGACGGTGAGGCCCCGCCGCTGCGCAGCTGGATCAAGGAGCTCAAAGGCTCGATGGAGGCGCTCCGCATGGACTCCTCCTTCGCCGAGCGCAACGTCAACGAGGGCTTCTCGGGCGGCGAGAAGAAACGCCACGAGATCGTCCAGCTCGAGCTCCTCAAGCCGAAGATTGCCGTGCTCGACGAGACCGACTCCGGCCTCGACGTCGATGCGCTGAAGATCGTCTCGGAGGGCGTGAACCGCGTGAAGGAGAACACCGGGCTCGGTGTGCTGCTCATCACGCACTACACGCGCATCCTTCGGTACATCCAGCCTGACTTCGTGCACGTCTTCGTCGACGGCCGCGTCGCCGAGGAGGGCGGCCCGGAGCTGGCAGAGCGCCTCGAGAACGAGGGCTACGACCGCTACCTGACCGGGTCGACCGTAGGCTAGAGCCATGCCCACCGCACTGGAACCGCAGCTCTTCGACAAGGTCGAGGAGGGGCTGAAGGACGTCGTCGACCCCGAGCTGGGGGTCAATATCGTCGACCTCGGCCTCGTCTACGACCTCGCCTGGGATGAGGAGAGCGACGCGCTCATCATCTCGATGACGCTGACCTCCGCGGGCTGTCCGTTGACGGACGTCATCGAGGAGTCGGTGGCGAACGCCCTCGACGGCATCGTTGAGCAGTTCCGCATCAACTGGGTGTGGATGCCCCCGTGGGGCCCCGAGCGCATCACGGACGACGGTCGCGACATGATGAGAGCGCTCGGATTCAGCATTTGACGGCCCAGTGGACCGTCAGTCCCGAGCGCTCCGCCGACAGGCGGTTGGGCTTCAGCATCTGAGAGCCTCAACGAGGAAGGGCCCCTGCTATCCGGCAGGGGCCCTTCCTCGTTCGCGGACTGCGTCAGTCGTGGCGTGGCGCCCGCTCGGCGGCGGCCCAGAGCGCGGGCAGCAGGGCCGCCGCAATCGCGGCCTTGATGATCCCGCCGATGATGAACGGGTAGAAGCCGGAGATGAGCACCGACTGGGGGTCGTTCGGCAGACCGAACTGACCGAGCGCGACGGCGAGCCAGGGCAGGCCGAAAGCGAAGACGACGAGCGAGCCGCCGATGAAGGTGATGATCGGCTTGTACCAGCCGCGGTCCCACGAGCGCTCGGCGGCCCAGCCGACGATCGCGGCCGAGGCGATGAAGCCGATGATGTAGCCGAAGCTCGGCGCGGTCAAGGCCGCGAGCCCGGTGAGGTGCGAGCCGTCGTCCTGCGGCGCGAAGATCGGCAGACCGGCGAGCCCGAGAACGGCGTAGAGGGCGAGGGATGCGGCGCCGCGCGCGGCGCCGAGGCTGGCGCCGACCAGCAGCACCGCGAGGGTCTGGCCGGTGACGGGAACGGGCCAGAGCGGCACGGCGACCTGAGCGAGCACCGCCACCAGGGCAGTGCCGGCGATGACGAGGGCGATATCGCTCGCCCACGAACGGGCGATGACCCGGTCGACCAGCGTGATGCGGTCGGGAGCGGCGGGGGAGAGAGCGGTGGTGGCGTTCGACACGGCGGAGGTTCCTC comes from the Microcella frigidaquae genome and includes:
- a CDS encoding metal-sulfur cluster assembly factor, with protein sequence MPTALEPQLFDKVEEGLKDVVDPELGVNIVDLGLVYDLAWDEESDALIISMTLTSAGCPLTDVIEESVANALDGIVEQFRINWVWMPPWGPERITDDGRDMMRALGFSI
- a CDS encoding biotin transporter BioY, whose amino-acid sequence is MSNATTALSPAAPDRITLVDRVIARSWASDIALVIAGTALVAVLAQVAVPLWPVPVTGQTLAVLLVGASLGAARGAASLALYAVLGLAGLPIFAPQDDGSHLTGLAALTAPSFGYIIGFIASAAIVGWAAERSWDRGWYKPIITFIGGSLVVFAFGLPWLAVALGQFGLPNDPQSVLISGFYPFIIGGIIKAAIAAALLPALWAAAERAPRHD
- a CDS encoding non-heme iron oxygenase ferredoxin subunit; translation: MTATRVCSLGELSPATARKVVVDGKPVAVVMDSAGAVHALGDTCTHGEISLSEGFVEDDAIECWAHGSKFDLGSGKPRNFPAYEPVPVYTVTIDGDDVLVDVDQTIAG
- the sufD gene encoding Fe-S cluster assembly protein SufD → MTSAPSAAPEAAPLQHAHGPGSPVPVQTRSERFASAQHADFPEVTGRELEWRLTPVASIRDLIDGPLDGSPFPAEVSPAAGITVEWVGRDDARIGSAGLAEERAAANAWSSSEKALVVTLTGEETVTVTVDRTAPDAAPRAAHTIITAKPNARGTVIIDHRGPARLSENVEIIAEQGSDLTVVSLQEWDDEAVHLSSHFGRVDRDARLKHVVVSLGGAVVRVNPSVALAGEGADGQLLGLYFADAGQHLEQRVYVHHIAPHTVSRVSYKGALNGQGARTVWVGDVLIGRDATGTDSYEENRNLVLSDGTRADSIPNLEIETGEIAGAGHASATGRFDDEHLFYLRARGIDEQEARRLVVLGFLLEVVQRIGNEALEARLLALLEDELAAVEVV
- the sufC gene encoding Fe-S cluster assembly ATPase SufC yields the protein MSTLEIRDLHVSIETDQGVKPILRGVDLIINSGETHAIMGPNGSGKSTLAYTIAGHPRYTVDSGTITLDGENVLEMSIDERARAGLFLAMQYPVEIPGVTVSNFLRTAKTALDGEAPPLRSWIKELKGSMEALRMDSSFAERNVNEGFSGGEKKRHEIVQLELLKPKIAVLDETDSGLDVDALKIVSEGVNRVKENTGLGVLLITHYTRILRYIQPDFVHVFVDGRVAEEGGPELAERLENEGYDRYLTGSTVG